In a single window of the Elaeis guineensis isolate ETL-2024a chromosome 6, EG11, whole genome shotgun sequence genome:
- the LOC140858731 gene encoding uncharacterized protein — protein MGTALLVIALEVRWGTTRVMQISTANPLLVLKSEDKLKDIMSDKNWMKLNDRASMEYINGVHSFLNFAFGQPTVSDRIRCPCTKCRNTVFKGRHEVRAHLIRNGIVKSYKHWVYHSETIEKNLEECNANSRDNLDEEENTDYDDLIGMVLDACAFINTDVERDDVNEGYEPQEPNSEAAAFYRLLKDVDKNLYPGCDKVSKLSFAVKLLHLKCSNNWSDTSMDKLLKIFKEVLPNGALVPNSFYEAKKLIQDLGLEHIKIDACLNDCVIYWREHANAIRLYMSKITAKDMRWHEEKRINDGILRHPADSFAWKSFDDKYKSFSADPRSVRLGLANDGFQPFRNMSTPHSIWPVVLIPYNLPPWQCMKDPYFMMTLLIPGPKCPENDIDVYLQPLIEELKELWDIGVETYDAHTRQNFNLHAAVLWTINDFSTYEIVLDIKGKTKDTLKGRFDLVDMNIRHNLHPYIENGKLKMPVATYTLSPQEKIAFCNFLSNLRVPDGFSSNISRCVNINEKKISGLKCHDHHILLQQILPVAIRGLLPKFVCELLIELTFFDIMIHLPIHLASEAKISGPVQYRWMYPVERYLRTLKSYVRNKARPEGSIARDYLANECLTFCSRYLNSVETKFNRVPRNDDGATSYQGLSIFAKDGCAKGAFKSYELNAQEFTQAQAYVLRNCEEVWPYIEEHKKELEEASSRNVLARHHKEFPDWFYERVSKLKAKDKASEDLLSLVVGPFKIVHRYGTYIVNRFRFHARDRAIGRKSQNSGVLVKGDDTSADKEYYGVLEDIFELLYVGNKKVVLFKSQQVFYVEDLVDSNWLVVVKTYPRDAYDVPSVDNDADDDDDDDSLIEDDVYQQEE, from the exons CAACTGTTAGTGATAGAATACGATGTCCTTGTACTAAGTGTAGAAATACAGTCTTTAAGGGCCGACATGAAGTGAGGGCTCACTTGATCCGAAATGGAATTGTGAAAAGTTATAAACATTGGGTTTATCATAGTGAgacaattgagaaaaatttagaggAATGCAATGCTAATAGTAGAGACAATTTAGATGAGGAAGAAAATACAGATTATGATGACTTAATTGGAATGGTTCTTGATGCATgtgctttcataaatactgatgtTGAAAGAGATGATGTGAATGAAGGATATGAACCCCAAGAACCAAATTCGGAAGCAGCAGCCTTTTACAGATTGCTTAAAGATGTCGATAAAAATTTGTATCCTGGATGTGACAAGGTCTCCAAATTATCCTTTGCTGTGAAGTTActccatttaaaatgttcaaataattggaGTGATACATCAATGGATAAGTTGCTAAAGATTTTTAAGGAAGTTCTTCCAAATGGTGCCTTAGTTCCAAACTCATTTTATGAAGCTAAGAAGCTTATTCAGGATTTGGGACTTGAACATATAAAAATAGATGCATGCTTGAATGATTGTGTTATATATTGGAGAGAGCATGCCAATGCAATC AGGTTGTATATGTCTAAAATCACTGCAAAGGACATGAGATGGCATGAGGAGAAAAGGATAAATGATGGCATATTAAGACATCCAGCTGACTCATTCGCTTGGAAATCCTTTGATGATAAGTACAAGTCCTTTTCTGCAGATCCTCGGAGTGTTAGGCTTGGTCTTGCAAATGATGGTTTCCAACCATTTAGAAATATGTCTACCCCTCATAGTATATGGCCAGTTGTGTTGATTCCATATAATTTACCTCCATGGCAGTGTATGaaagatccttattttatgatgaCACTTCTTATTCCAGGTCCTAAGTGCCCCGAAAATGATATTGATGTGTATCTACAGCCTTTAATTGAAGAGTTGAAGGAGTTATGGGATATAGGAGTAGAGACATATGATGCTCATACACGACAAAATTTCAACTTACATGCTGCTGTCctttggactattaatgatttttccaCATATG AAATTGTGCTGGATATAAAAGGAAAGACAAAAGATACATTGAAGGGCCGTTTTGACCTTGTAGATATGAACATTAGGCACAATCTTCATCCTTATATTGAAAATGGTAAATTGAAGATGCCAGTTGCAACTTATACATTATCCCCACAAGAGAAGATAGCCTTTTGCAATTTCTTATCTAATCTAAGGGTCCCTGATGGATTCTCTTCTAACATATCAAGATGTGTGAATataaatgagaagaagatttctGGCTTAAAGTGCCATGACCATCATATCCTTTTGCAGCAAATACTTCCAGTTGCCATTCGGGGATTATTGCCTAAGTTTGTTTGTGAGCTATTGATTGAGCTAA CTTTCTTTGATATTATGATTCATTTACCAATTCACTTGGCAAGCGAGGCTAAAATTAGTGGACCGGTCcaatatagatggatgtatccagtTGAAAG ATATTTGCGAACATTAAAGTCTTATGTCCGAAACAAAGCTCGTCCAGAGGGGTCAATTGCAAGAGATTATCTTGCAAATGAATGCCTTACATTCTGTTCTaggtatttgaatagtgttgaaaCAAAATTTAATCGAGTCCCACGAAATGATGATGGAGCTACTTCATACCAAGGACTATCAATCTTTGCCAAAGATGGCTGTGCAAAAGGAGCTTTTAAGTCTTATGAGCTTAATGCTCAGGAGTTTACACAAGCTCAAGCATATGTTCTTCGAAACTGTGAGGAAGTTTGGCCATATATTGA GGAGCATAAAAAAGAATTGGAAGAGGCGAGCTCAAGAAATGTCCTGGCTAGACATCACAAGGAATTTCCAGATTGGTTTTATGAACGT GTTTCAAAGCTTAAAGCTAAAGACAAAGCAAGTGAAGATCTTCTAAGCTTGGTTGTTGGACCGTTCAAAATAGTTCATAGATATGGAACTTACATTGTCAATAGATTCAGATTTCATGCAAGAGATCGTGCAATTGGGCGAAAAAGTCAGAATAGTGGAGTGCTTGTAAAAGGAGATGATACATCTGCTGATAAAGAATACTATGGAGTGTTGGAAGATATTTTTGAATTGTTGTATGTGGGAAATAAAAAAGTAGTTCTTTTCAAAT CTCAACAAGTGTTCTATGTAGAAGATTTAGTTGATAGCAATTGGCTTGTTGTGGTAAAAACTTATCCACGTGATGCTTATGATGTGCCATCTGTAGATAATGAtgcagatgatgatgatgatgatgatagtttAATCGAAGATGATGTCTACCAACAAGAGGAATAA